Proteins from a single region of Lemur catta isolate mLemCat1 chromosome 24, mLemCat1.pri, whole genome shotgun sequence:
- the NKX6-1 gene encoding LOW QUALITY PROTEIN: homeobox protein Nkx-6.1 (The sequence of the model RefSeq protein was modified relative to this genomic sequence to represent the inferred CDS: deleted 1 base in 1 codon): MLAVGAMEGTRQSAFLLSSPPLAALHSMAEMKTPLYPAAYPPLPAGPPSSSSSSSSSSSPSPPLGAHNPGGLKPPAAGGLSSLGSPPQQLSAATPHGINDILSRPSMPVAAGAALPSASPSGSSSSSSSSASASSASAAAAAAAAAAAAASSPAGLLAGLPRFSSLSPPPPPPGLYFSPSAAAVAAVGRYPKPLAELPGRTPIFWPGVMQSPPWRDARLACSPHQGSILLDKDGKRKHTRPTFSGQQIFALEKTFEQTKYLAGPERARLAYSLGMTESQVKVWFQNRRTKWRKKHAAEMATAKKKQDSETERLKGASENEEEDDDYNKPLDPNSDDEKITQLLKKHKPGGGGGLLLHAAEAEGSS, translated from the exons ATGCTGGCGGTGGGGGCGATGGAGGGCACCCGGCAGAGCGCGTTCCTGCTCAGCAGCCCGCCCCTGGCCGCCCTGCACAGCATGGCCGAGATGAAGACCCCGCTGTACCCCGCCGCCTACCCGCCTCTGCCGGCCGGGCCGCCCTCCTCCTCGTCCTCGTCGTCGTCCTCGTCGTCGCCCTCCCCGCCTCTGGGTGCCCACAACCCGGGCGGCCTGAAGCCCCCGGCCGCGGGGGGGCTCTCGTCCCTGGGCAGCCCCCCGCAGCAGCTCTCGGCCGCCACC CCGCACGGCATCAACGACATCCTGAGCCGGCCCTCCATGCCCGTGGCCGCGGGGGCCGCGCTGCCCTCCGCCTCGCCCTCcgggtcctcctcctcctcctcctcgtccgcctctgcctcctccgcctctgccgccgccgccgctgcagccgcggccgcggccgccgcctcgTCCCCGGCGGGGCTGCTGGCCGGCCTGCCCCGCTTCAGCAGCCTgagcccgccgccgccgccgcccggcctcTACTTCAGCCCCAGCGCCGCGGCCGTGGCCGCCGTGGGCCGGTACCCCAAGCCGCTGGCCGAGCTGCCCGGCCGGACGCCCATCTTCTGGCCCGGAGTGATGCAGAGCCCGCCCTGGAGGGACGCGCGCCTGGCCTGCAGCCCCC ATCAAGGATCCATTCTGTTGGACAAAGACGGGAAGAGAAAACACACGAGACCCACGTTCTCCGGCCAGCAGATCTTCGCCCTGGAGAAGACTTTCGAGCAAACTAAATACCTGGCGGGGCCCGAGAGGGCTCGCTTGGCCTATTCGCTGGGGATGACGGAGAGTCAGGTCAAG GTCTGGTTCCAGAACCGGCGGACCAAGTGGAGGAAGAAGCACGCGGCCGAGATGGCCACGGCCAAGAAGAAGCAGGACTCCGAGACCGAGCGGCTCAAGGGGGCCTCGGAGAACGAGGAGGAGGACGACGACTACAACAAGCCTCTGGACCCCAACTCGGACGACGAGAAAATCACGCAGCTGCTGAAGAAGCACaagccgggcggcggcggcggcctccTGCTGCACGCGGCGGAGGCGGAGGGCTCGTCCTGA